attgtggagatggtcaaagggttgactaggttgatgagaatacaagtcaagtaggtcaaggctgataggagacttgattgggaaagtcctaactggaggttaggcatttggaaagtcctagtgaggagctaggcaggaaaaagtcctggtgaagaGCTAGGCAACGGAAAATTCCTAGTGAGGAGCTACGTAGGAGAAAATCCTGGTCAGGAGCCAGacatttggaaagtccaagtatgatcttggcaaggagaaagtcctagtgaggagccaggtaattggtaagtccaagcatgtagtcttggcaaggtaagtactagtgtgacttggcaaagaGAATtcaacaactaggatgaggtcaaaggaagctcctgaaggcaaggcgtgaaagatggggagatatctgagggacgcaaggccgTTGGAGGAGGTTAGGCATGGAGACCCAGCATGTCAcgattgaccgggagttgggtttggaactttggacttgagtttgagtcaagttcagagtgttcaatcgatcTGGCGATCGATTGAatagggtccaatcgatcagtcgatcgattggactgtgctgcgattgtgggaaggcccaatcgatcgatcgatcgattgagatgtgaaatcgcgagcacagaggctttcccaatcgatcaggcgatcgattgggagatgccaattgatcggtcgatcgattgggcagcagaagctctcacgcgaacgcgagagcacagagaggcgctgaatcgatcgggcgattgattcaggcagtcccaatcgatcagtcgatcgattaggaagTGACTATTGCACAGGATGCAGGTAATGGACAGCTGCGATAAAGCGGTGCTGACATGGCAATCAATTGAGGTTGGTTTCAATCGATTAGGAGCACATGATATAGCCgttgcggagcgttttctccgcatATCTTTGCGATCTTCTCCTGCGAGCTTATAGCGATCTTCACAATGATTTCTCCAGCActcatgccagttcttgaaggcacttggggagcatctccaaggttcaagaggcaacaacaagtaacAAGAAGAAAGGCGTATTCATTTGTATTCTTAgtgtttcttcttgtatttgtatttgtgttatgtgtgagtttgtacgaggcttctccgcctccggctgtgaccgagaaggagttgttcatagtggaggagtgagttgtgtgtggatccttagattagtcacctcttcttgaggtggataccaagtaaatccgagtgttagcgttgtgagtgtttttatctttgtattccgctacacattatcaagacgaagcaagcacAAGCGCGCGACGAGATGCTATGCACACCCCTCTAGTGGACACATCGgtcccaataattggtatcagagcgatgttgctcttctacggactaactgcCAATAGAGCAAGAAGCtataggaagaagaagatggagattgaaggactgctcggatgggatatccgaattccacctccatacgacaaagaagacttcaactATTAGAGGACGCAGTTGGAGACATGGtttcaaatggattggaaccaatgggttgcattggaagacccatttgaagctcctaaggATAAAAAGGGGAAGCACCTCCGACCTCAACATTGGACCGAGAAACAACGGGAGCAAGCGGAGGAGGATAAGAAGGTAACTAAAATGTTGCTAAATTTATTACCCTCTAATATTATTTTGAATGTAGGAGAATACACAAGTacatgtgatctttggaagaaGATCATTTCCTATCATGAGCATCCTACACAACTCCAAGGAGttgaggagcccaaggagaagggctcattggtccaagaagaggaggaccaCTCAGATGTTGACATGAGTGCAACATtcgagaaagaaaaagaagaggaagagaaggaagaagatgagagatcctctacatcttcaagagTGGAAGAGGTGGAAacatccacatcctcaagtgaagaaGAGTTAGAAGATGAGGCAACCTCCACATgtcaagctacatcaaatggaggattgaGTGTCACtcctacaagtaaaggtatagaaatttcctttgtaaataataaaaatcatatcatctgctttgagtgtagggagcatgggcactacaagagcaagtgccccaagttggccaagaagaagagccaagtagtacccaaggacaaggaaaagcccaaggagacaatccccacaacaaagaagagaaaggaacacattgtgtatttCTTGTACAACCAAAATAGAtattatcgaagccaatgtccaaaggggaagaaaacaaccaaagtcaaaggaggaagcacaagtctagggggagcttccaaggtaaaaatcaaggtatcatttaatgaatctattcctttgacacatgataaaaagcatgctagaaataatttttattatcttaatgttatttatcatgagaattGGAGGCATGATGgctttaaggataaatatattcttcCTCGTGCTAAATTTACCACACATAAGGTTaagaaggtaaataacaacttaggcaataacaccaaggactttagatatatgtctaagaatagaaatgctcaagaatttaaggaaaaatcaaaatctagagatttatggagggaaaaccaagtcttgaggtcaaaaattgataacttagaaagaaccctagcaagaatggaaaatattcttaagggtcaaaatgagcaaaatctagggagAACTAGGCAAGAGCCATTCAATAGCCATAGATGTTTTGGATACAAGCCTAAGGCTAAAAAgaatgtgacttcctttcatagggttccatatagttatgggaccaaccctaggtttagaggtcaagtcaaagatactagggaaagaATCTCTAAAAGTACTTTTGGCAAgatcaatgtgactaagacttctaagaagtctaacaaagtcacaaagaaggtcacaagggaggtcatccctaaagttgatttattaaaggtgactaaggctccaaaaaggccaaataaagtcacaaagaaggctacaagtgaagttattcctagaagtgatctagtagaagtgaccaaggcttctaagaagcctagaaaggtccttaggaagatatctagggaagtcattcctagtgagtacctagagcatccaaggagcaccaataggttttgggttcctaggagcatattctttaCACTCTAGATgtgtttagagagtgtcaactctaattggaagggtaggtaACCCAATCTTGATAAAGTTGAcatttgagagcattttcaaggttattgttaacctttaaaaatgaaaaggattattagtgttactctttgaaagagtgaaatgtgtcaaaatttgaggagttgaatctaatttaaattaacACGTTTGAGAGAATtacaagaaatgccaatttgggaatttggcattttcttatggaattaagagaaatgtaaaccttaatccaaattgtcacttatagaaagagtaaaatgtgtcaaagtttgagggtttgattttaatttaaattggcacgtTGGATTGGCGTATCTTCTTAAAGGGATTAAGGTACGTCTAAgtcttaatctaaattggtactcTTTGGAAGAGCAAATGGTGCCAAATCTTGAGGAACCAAATCTAATgtaagttggcacacttggaaaaagaataagaaatgtctagttgagatCTTAGTATATTCTTAAGGAACTAAGAGCAAATCTAAGTCTTAAGTCTCAAAGATTAATCCTTAAAAGGAGTAAAATGTGCTAAATAAAAtttgaagatttaatttttaattcaattgCCACAAATGGGAAGAGGTAGAAGAAATGCCAAaatgggttttggcatttcttcaagagatgggcaatctaggattaaagtTTAAGGTTTAACATAGGATTAAAGATGCTTAAATAGATTATATAGGTATGCTTTATTAATGCTAAGATGTCATGATTGATTGcctatcacatgtcatgacatcatgtgttgcattcatccttattatgaaaaatataaaaatattatgtcatgtcatatatacatcatgtagctatagcatattttttcttttgaaaattacttatttgaTGTATACCATGTAATATCATGAATGATattaatttccttataattaaggacaaatagcAACTACTATGAGTGgtaaagatcccaacaagtgggagtataccaagtgacatcctaggtggatgatcataaatttcataatgcctagatagatatgcatgatcccttagtttagggtaaaaccaaatatacatctcacaaagaactataaggtgacttgtatatgttttaatACGCGTTAGATACAactgagatgttaagatggtgaacaaaactcaagatattgatttagtgcatcttgttgagttttagattcatcaaaatacatagttatgtaattccaatcattgggaaagctaatgtacaagtcatgtgcattgagctcaaagaacatggttggatattggttttgaaaatcattttaaaatatttttggaaaatcttggtgaagactatcttttgatagtattcatcattgaagagttagacacaaactaaaagaaaacattgaagttttcaagagtattcaagattgtgtcaatctttgaaaaatagCAAGtatttttgtagaaaactactttccttgatagagtataccctaaagagtatctacatgaatttttatgatttttaggattttatagaatttttggggagtttctaaaTTTCGCTTAAActaaatttcaggaaatcagaaacccaatcgatcagccgatcgattgggatggtttcaatcgatcagtcaatcgattggaaagccAATTCCTGCAAACAGAGGGTCAgcggaatcgatcagccgatcgattgacctaggctggatcgattagccgatcgattcagagggaatttctgcgtGCAGAAGCGCatggaatcgatcagtggatggaTTAAAGtggcttcaatcgattgagtcctagcttcaattgattgggaagtctgattttggctggaaaagcctgatttcagcacttcaagcCATTCTCAATCCCATTAACtattcctaaccccttggaatatatttgtatacatttagggggagtgttCATGATGAAGACAAGTgtggattggttaagataaatcaaggtgaagtttaggatgggatttagttttcaattttgaattttggaacctcaaaacttcaagttttggttttcaatggtcattaaccattcctaaccctttggaatacacttgtatacatttagggggagctttcatgatgaaagcaagtatggattagttaaggtagacttaggtgaagtttaggttgaggtttagtttcattattaaattttgaatctcaaaacttcatGTTTTGATTTTCCTAGCTATTtaagaactccaagtcattgttggtgcaatgacagaagtttgatcatgtttttagggggagctactccttgaatgcatgaaaatttactttcaaggaccttggaagAGGGTTAAACCTTTgtgatggataatactcagggtcgagtattggggaacaatggaagattggttatcttcattgctaagatgataaatgctctcggatgagcattgtggagtagattactgctcaagggggagcattaggttaatgaaggggatcagacaTTCATCGGTAAAGTGAataatgctcttggatgagcattgagaagaagattactgctcaagggggagcattgaatgcaatgaatgagagtttcattggaaattgatgcatgctctaggatgagcattgtgaagtgaagtagagctcaagggggagctttggcggcaatgaagaatatgagatcttcattatgaGGCTGTAAACAatgtagagttaactcttatggagaagagtttgttttatgattttgatatgtaacaaagggggagaattggaggttaagttaggccttcatcccaagaagggggagtcttccctctaggaaagggagagaatgaacgaaaccttcattcatgctttaTCATGgaattaaggctatgagatttagccttgtgataaagaagaggttaaggctatgagatttagccttagtATAAAGAAGCGGTTAAGGCTATGAGAATTAGCCTTGGTATAAGGAAGAGGTTAAggttatgggatttagccttagtgtaaagaagaggttaaggctatgagaagAGGCTATTGGATTTAGCCTTAGTATAAAGAAGCGGTTAAGGTTATGAGaattagccttggtataaagaagagattaaggctatgggatttagcttaacttagaggtattgtcaaacattaaaaagggggagattgttggggcaatttccctaggtcaagtttgaccagtttgactaagcttgagttgagtcaagcttgagtcgggatttgagttttgatgtttgataatataaggagattgctggagcaatcgtccgattgtggagatggtcaaagggttgactaggttgatgagaatacaagtcaagtaggtcaaggctgataggagacttgactgggaaagtcctaactggaggttaggcatttggaaagtcctagtgaggagctaggcaggagaaagtcctcgTGAAGAGCCAGGCaacagaaaagtcctagtgaggagctaggtaggagaaaatcctagtgaggagccagacatttggaaagtccaagtgtaatcttggcaaggagaaagtcctggtgaggagccaggcaatttgtaagtccaagcatgtagtcttggcaaggtaagtactAGTGTGACTTGGAAAGgagaatccgacaactaggatgaggtcgaaggaagctcctgaaggcaaggcgtgaaagatggggagatatctgagggatCGATGCAAGGatgatagaggaggctagaaggctagttcgtggttggtcgggtgtggctaaatgctaggcatggagacccaacaggttacggttgaccaggagttgggtttgggactttggacttgagtttgagtcaagttcagagtgttcaatcgatcaggcgatcgataaacatggtccaatcgattggtcgatcgattggactgtgctgcgattgtgggaaggcccaatcgatcgacagattgattgggatgtgaaatcgagagaacagaggctttcccaatcgatcgggcgatcgattgggagctgccaatcgatcggtcgatcgattgggcagcagaagctctcacgcggacgcgagagcacagagagGAGCTGAATTGATCGGGCGATTGATTCAgacaatcccaatcgatcggtcgatcgattgggaagtgactgttgagcaggatgcaggtgatggacagctgcgatgaagcggtgctgacgtggcaatcgattgaggttggtttcaatcgattgggagcacaggaTATAGCCGTTGCAGAACGTTTTCTCCACAGATCTTTACGATCTTCTCCTGCGAGCTTGCagcgatcttcacagcgatttctccagcactcacgccagttcttgaaggcacttggggagcatctccaaggttcaagaggcaacaacaagtagcaagaagaaaggtgtattcatttgtattcttagagtttcttcttgtatttgtgtttgtgttgtgtatgagtttgtacgaggcttctctgccttcggctGCGATCAAGAAGGTGTTGTTCATAGTGGAGGAGCgagtcatgtgtggatccttagattagtcacctcttcttgaggtggataccaagtaaatccgagtgttagcgttgtgagtgtttttgtctttgtattccgctgcacattatcaagacgaagTAAGCACAAGCGCGTGActagatgctattcacccccctctagcggacacatcggtcccaacagaggcctcttcatcttcatcctcttgcacatgaaacaaagagtatgctctctcTTTGCCCTTTTCGTCGTACTtcgttgaggatgaagcttcttagacttcttcttcagaagttgagcatctctcaacttcgaagtcctcttcctcttgatcttggtccaaagagtcaccctctttggattcttcttggtttggtgtagtggagaggacttcatgaatctttgccaatttgctccaaaaacTCTTTGGcattttcaaattctcctatcTTGCTCAAGATTATGTTTGGCAAcaaactaaccaataatttggctACCTTGTCATTTGTctcgcacctttgaatttgctccttgctccatttgattttcttgagaattttttccttttaaatttttgagtttcaaagccttccattagagcaaatcattgctctatctccatcatgaaaaaaattttgattcttgatttccaataatcgaagcttgtcattgtgaatggtggaggcacccttgtgtcgtatccaagtccatcttggaattccatttgaagttgagtctttgatgaagtctttgactttgttaAACTTGCTTCAACTGCTTCTCCCTCTAGCTCATTGCCCTTTCcaacgatgattccggtgaatagtgacctgactctgataccacttgttagggtcgagttgtagctagagggggagggggtgaatagcttatcGCACTTCAattgcttgctttgatgatgttgttgcaacggaaaacactcaagcaactctcacaacgctaacacaagggatttacttggtatccacctcaagaagaggtgactaatccaaggatctggccctcactcactcatccactatgaaataactccttctcgataactactagaggcggagaagcctcgtacaagctcatACATAGAGATATAcaagaagaaacaaaatacaagctaatacaagatcaaatcttacaagatttacaatgacgaaaccctagcttgctcttcttcttgctttAATACACCTCTTAACTTGCTTGGAAGTGTAACAACACTCATTtctaagcctccaagatctggTGTGTGTTAGTGAGCTCGGTGGAGAAGGTCGCGTGAGGTTTAGAATGAAGCCAATGTCGAGAAATAActcgccaacggctttaaccTACGCAATGGTCACATCCTAATctatcgaccaatcgattggtgagtcatgaatcgatcggctgatcgattcatagCGCCTCTGTGTTCTCGTTggaaaagcctgaatcgatcagctgatcaatttagcttttatcaTGACGCACGTGATTTccaacctccaatcgatcggttgatcaattggcagtgcccaatcgatcggctgatcgattagggacCATTCTGTTTGTCCGATAAACACTctcaatcaatcgatcgattgagctgTTGTTTACCATagcattctcccaatcgattgactgatcgattgagctttggtctaatcgatcggttgatcgattgaccacccttgacttaCTTAACTACAGCTCAAGGCTCCCCAaatccaatatccggtcaaccataacctgttggaactcctcatgcctagcatctagtcagccttaacctgctgggacttcctcaccaagtatctggccaatcctttgacccacttggatttttctcctcatgccaagtgtccgatcaaccttgacccacttggacttaccgtctcatgccaagtgtccagtcctccatgactcacttggacttccttcaaccagatgtctagtcatccttgacccatctggattttcttgtgccaagtatctggtcactcctttgacctacttggacttcccaacaccaggtgtccggtcaaccttgacccaccaggatttccacgtgtctggatTTACTTACCAGGttttttcatctgcctagtttcactatCTAGGACTTCCCAtttgcctgactttactcaccaagacttcccatctgcctagcttcactcactaggattttcctctgcctggcttcactcaccaggacttcccatcttccttacttcactcactaagactttcctccgcctagctccactcaccaggactttcacatctACCtcgcttcactcattaggactttcttccgcctggcttcactcaccaggactttttcgctgcccgacttcactcaccgggactttcatctacttggcttcactcactagggctttcacctagcttcactcactaggattttcacctggcttcactcaccaggatttttccactgtccggcttcactcaccgggactttcatctccctagtttcactcactaggattttcacttgcctaacctccagttaggacttttccagtcaagtattcggtcaaccttttgACCTGCTTGActattcttcacatctaacttgTCAGagcttgaccagaggggaattgtaccaacaaACTCCCCAAATGGACGATCGCATATGTAATCTCCACATATTAtgaaacatcgaaacccaaacacaagactcaagcttgagcaaactcaagcttagtcaacctgatcaacttgacccaggggatattgcaccaatagtcATTTTAGACTGACCGACCCTAAATGAATTGCATGCAGTAGTTTCGACTTTctgccaaaaaataaaattcctcgtGGATGATCAGGTGGCGACACCCCGAGGTAGTTGCTCAAGCCTAGCCTGCTAGCAGTCTGTCATTTTTGGTTTATGGGTTATCCTTATATCTTCCGctatattttatttgtttctaGCTGTGTGGGTTGTATATTGCGCGGTTGTATATAATTTCAGCCATGTGGGCTGAACTCATTATTATTGTTCAGACGCGTGACTATGTATTCAGGTTTTGTATATTGTCATAAGGGGGAGATGTTTTTCGTTTGTCGAGCAAAGACTCCCTCGAGGCGTAAAATTTATGAGGGTGGCTATACAGCTTCTATCATTACTACGGAGGTTACACAAGACTGTTTATATACATGTAACAAAAAGATTTCTTGGAGGATAACTTTACATATTTCAGACTGTACACCTTCCATTACCTGATATCTTCTAATACCTAATATTCCTTGTCTCCTCATTATTATAAAAGTTATGAGAGGTGATATAAAAATAAGTTCTCTCCGTTGGTGAGATACGCAATATGTTCTAAGCGGACTTTACATTATGCATTCGCATTTACTGTTCATTCTCTCCACTtttcgctcggtcactatattgacttgagcgtcgaaggaccTACACCAAGGATCCTCTTCCTTGTTCTCTCCCTAGCATTCTATTTGCTCTTTCGAATGTGCGCAGAGAAGAGCCAAAAGGAGTATCAAGCGTCATCGTTTCTCCCTAGCAAAGTCATCTTCGGTTAACAACAGAGCCACTATCCAATGCGTCATCTTAACCTCTTTTAGACAAGGTTAAATATTATAACTCAATTTTTATATTATAAACGTAGAATCTTTTTGGCatataactttaaaaaattattaaaaaaacctATTGTGCGTAGTTCGCGCACAGAAGGGTACAGTGCCCAGAAGGTAAGGATCGAATTAACCGTTGTTTAGATTCGTGTTCCACACATTCCAGATAAATCAATGCTACGCAAGAAATTAATGCTGATGCAGACTTCTATGGATCATGTATTTCGTGTTATTTTTTATCCAAATTaagtaagagagagagagagagagggagggggAGAAAATGTTGTTAAAGTTCTTATTGATCTGGCTTTGTTGAACTCTTTGTGCAACATCATATGGCTACTGCTGCTATACTCAAGCTTCTCCATTACCTCTTCTGGATTTATCTCTTATTTCTCTCTGGATCGTTGCAACACTGcatagaggaagaaaggaaggctcTGCTGAGCGTGAGAAGTGGTTTTCCTAGCGTCGATAGAGTGCTATCTCTATGGAAGGGCAATGAGTGTTGCAGTTGGAATGGTGTAGGATGCAACAGCATCACAGGTCATGTtatcaaacttgacttctcttttAGATATCCTTTGCATCGTGGTATTTTTTCCAACAGAAGCGAGGTGCATCCTTTATTGTTTCATTTGAAGCATTTGAAGTATTTAGATATAAGTGGGAACAACTTATCAAGCCATCAAATTCCTGGCTCGATAGGATCTTTAACTCAATTGCAGCACTTGGACCTTTCGGGATGTTGGTTCCAAGGAGAAATTCCCTACCAACTTGGCAGTCTCTCCAACCTGCGTTACTTATCTCTGTCTTTCAACGAGATTTCAGGACAAATACCAGCATCTTTTGTCCATCTCAGCAATCTGCAGTTCTTGGACCTGAGCTATAATAACATCAGCGGAGAGATACCAGAAAATATTGGCAACCTCAGAAACATAGAATGCTTGTTCTTCTGTTATAATCAGATCGAAGGTGTAATACCAAGAAGCATAGGAAACTTGACTAAAATGTTAGATCTGAACCTTTCTGCTAATAGAATTGTCGGGGGATTACCGGAGACTATTGGCAATCTAACTGCATTGCAGAAGTTGGACTTATCGGGTAATCAGATTAATGGAAAGATACCGGATTCAATGAGAAATCTCCTTCAGTTGGATGTTCTTAGTATCTCTCAGAACAACATAAGCGGATCGATTCCTGATGCCTTGGGAAGTCTATGCAACTTGAGTACAATCAATCTCTCTTATAACAGCATAACGGGGAGTgttgttgaattctttgaacaACTATCAAGATGCAGAATTAACAAAGCTCTTTCCCATGACTTGCATAACAATCAGTTTACTGGTCTTTTTCCTAGTCCTTTTGAGAGGCTTCAAAGATTAGTTTTTCTTGACCTTGGTTCCAATCAATTGAGTGGCTCAGTTCCAGCATCCTTGGGGAAATTGTCTGCATTAATGACCTTAAGTCTATGTTCAAACTATTTGGCTGGAGATATCACAGAAGCCCACTTTGCCAATCTCACAAATTTATATTACATGGATATATCTGACAACAACTTGTCAGTCAAAGTGAGCCACGATTGGCTTCCTCCATTTCAAGCAGTAGGAATTCGAATGGGCTCCTGCAACTTGGGACCCAGATTTCCTCCATGGGTGCGGAACCAAACCATTTTAAATGAGCTAGACATATCAAACAATGGAATATCAGATGCTTTTCCTGATTGGTTTTGGAGCTCGTGCACATCCAActtggagctagatgtttctCAAAATCATATGAGAGGAA
This genomic stretch from Zingiber officinale cultivar Zhangliang chromosome 7A, Zo_v1.1, whole genome shotgun sequence harbors:
- the LOC121999465 gene encoding receptor-like protein EIX2 codes for the protein MATAAILKLLHYLFWIYLLFLSGSLQHCIEEERKALLSVRSGFPSVDRVLSLWKGNECCSWNGVGCNSITGHVIKLDFSFRYPLHRGIFSNRSEVHPLLFHLKHLKYLDISGNNLSSHQIPGSIGSLTQLQHLDLSGCWFQGEIPYQLGSLSNLRYLSLSFNEISGQIPASFVHLSNLQFLDLSYNNISGEIPENIGNLRNIECLFFCYNQIEGVIPRSIGNLTKMLDLNLSANRIVGGLPETIGNLTALQKLDLSGNQINGKIPDSMRNLLQLDVLSISQNNISGSIPDALGSLCNLSTINLSYNSITGSVVEFFEQLSRCRINKALSHDLHNNQFTGLFPSPFERLQRLVFLDLGSNQLSGSVPASLGKLSALMTLSLCSNYLAGDITEAHFANLTNLYYMDISDNNLSVKVSHDWLPPFQAVGIRMGSCNLGPRFPPWVRNQTILNELDISNNGISDAFPDWFWSSCTSNLELDVSQNHMRGMLPRSLECFKDVCKLNLSYNNFEGFIPRMQLSDAYLDFSYNSFSGPIPSSLAENAVYMSLSNNKLNGSIPSSICTGNFLEGIDLGNNDLSGTLPDCFRYESELMILDVSNNKLSGRIPSTLGFLRRLQSVHLNHNRLSGTIPTTLIQCIALVVIDFSWNELSGDILSWIGPELSSLRVLSLRSNKFTGEIPSKLSLMPSLQILDLAHNLFSGLLPPSFGNFTAMMKNQNHKIPSPLDALDYCTESLIIFAKDSSLNFTTTLSFVKSIDLSYNNLSGMIPKELTNLNGLRYLNLSFNYFSGQIPERIGLMDQLESLDLSKNNLSGKIPSSISALTFLTVLNLSYNNLVGKIPVGPQLQTFTNLSYIENPELCGEPLEIKCLEDNQTNNDGVTEEGHMLEDGGIWYFSGFAPGFIFGFWGFMGVIMIKKSIRIKYILLIDSIIGWFMQM